The proteins below come from a single Harpia harpyja isolate bHarHar1 chromosome 2, bHarHar1 primary haplotype, whole genome shotgun sequence genomic window:
- the PRADC1 gene encoding protease-associated domain-containing protein 1 — MLRRSLWLCLCLCSCPARGLRIHEYLYFQVLSPGDIRYIFTATPAKDFGGVFNTRYDQIHLVPADPPEACGELNNGVFIQDQIALVERGGCSFLSKTRVIQEHGGRAVIIADNAYDNDSFYIEMIQDSTRRTADIPALFLLGRDGYMIRRSLEQHGLPWAVISIPVNVTSIPTYEMMQPPWTFW, encoded by the exons ATGCTCCGCCGCTCGCTCTGGCTTTGcctctgcctctgctcctgcccgGCCCGCG GTTTACGCATCCATGAATACTTGTATTTCCAAGTGCTGAGCCCTGGAGATATCCGCTACATCTTCACCGCCACACCGGCCAAGGATTTTGGTGGCGTGTTC AACACAAGGTACGACCAGATCCACCTGGTCCCGGCGGATCCCCCCGAAGCCTGCGGAGAGCTGAATAATGGTGTCTTCATCCAGGACCAGATTGCCTTGGTGGAGAGGGG GGGTTGCTCGTTCCTGTCGAAGACGCGTGTGATCCAGGAGCACGGCGGACGGGCGGTGATCATCGCAGATAACGCCTACGATAACGACAGCTTCTATATCGAGATGATCCAGGACAGCACCAGGCGGACAGCCGACATCCCCGCGCTCTTCCTGCTGGGCAGGGACGG GTACATGATCAGACGCTCCCTGGAGCAGCACGGGCTCCCCTGGGCTGTCATCTCCATTCCCGTCAATGTCACCAGCATCCCCACGTACGAAATGATGCAGCCCCCCTGGACCTTCTGGTAG
- the CCT7 gene encoding T-complex protein 1 subunit eta — protein MMPTPVILLKEGTDTSQGIPQLVSNINACQVIAEAVRTTLGPRGMDKLIVDDRGKATISNDGATILKLLDVVHPAAKTLVDIAKSQDAEVGDGTTSVTLLAAEFLKQVKPYVEEGLHPQIIIRAFRTATQLAVNKIKDIAVAVKKEDKEEQRSLLEKCAATALSSKLISQSKEFFSKMVVDAVMMLDDLLQLKMIGIKKVQGGALEDSQLVAGVAFKKTFSYAGFEMQPKKYQSPKIALLNVELELKAEKDNAEVRVNTVEDYQAIVDAEWNILYDKLDKIHKSGAKVVLSKLPIGDVATQYFADRDMFCAGRVPEEDLKRTMMACGGSIQTSVNALSDDVLGRCELFEETQIGGERYNFFTGCPKAKTCTVILRGGAEQFMEETERSLHDAIMIVRRAIKNDSVVAGGGAIEMELSKYLRDYSRTIPGKQQLLIGAYAKALEIIPRQLCDNAGFDATNILNKLRAKHAQGGMWYGVDVNNEDIADNFEACVWEPAIVRINALTAASEAACLIVSVDETIKNPRSTVDAAPSGRGRGRGRPHNH, from the exons ATGATG CCAACACCAGTTATCCTGCTGAAGGAGGGGACGGACACCTCGCAGGGGATCCCCCAGCTTGTCAGCAACATCAATGCCTGCCAGGTTATCGCAGAAGCTGTGCGCACTACCCTGGGACCTCGGGGCATGGACAAGCTCATTGTGGATGACCGGG GCAAAGCTACTATCTCTAATGATGGTGCCACCATTCTGAAGCTCCTCGATGTTGTCCATCCGGCTGCGAAGACGTTGGTGGACATCGCCAAATCTCAGGATGCAGAG GTTGGTGATGGTACCACGTCCGTAACTCTGCTTGCTGCTGAGTTCCTGAAACAAGTGAAGCCCTATGTGGAGGAAGGCCTCCATCCACAAATCATCATCCGTGCCTTCCGCACAGCAACGCAGCTG GCTGTAAACAAGATCAAAGACATCGCTGTTGCAGTGAAGAAGGAAGATAAAGA agaGCAGAGAAGTCTGCTGGAGAAGTGTGCAGCCACAGCGCTGAGCTCTAAGCTGATATCCCAGAGCAAGGAGTTTTTTTCCAAGATGGTCGTAGATGCTGTCATGATGTTAGATGACTTGTTACAACTCAAAATGATTGGAATAAAGAAGGTCCAAGGAGGTGCTTTGGAA GACTCTCAGCTGGTGGCCGGAGTTGCCTTTAAGAAGACATTCTCTTATGCTGGGTTTGAAATGCAGCCCAAGAAGTATCAGTCTCCCAAGATCGCCTTGCTGAATGTGGAGCTGGAACTCAAAGCTGAGAAGGACAATGCCGAAGTCCGAGTAAACACGGTAGAG GATTATCAGGCCATCGTGGATGCTGAGTGGAACATCTTATATGACAAACTAGACAAAATCCACAAGTCGGGAGCCAAAGTTGTCCTGTCCAAACTTCCTATCGGTGATGTGGCTACTCAGTACTTTGCGGATAGAGACATGTTTTGTGCTGGCCGTGTCCCGGAAGAAGATCTCAAGCGAACTATGATG GCCTGCGGCGGTTCCATTCAGACTAGTGTCAATGCCCTGTCGGATGATGTTCTGGGCCGATGCGAACTCTTTGAGGAGACTCAGATTGGAGGAGAGAG GTATAACTTCTTCACAGGCTGCCCGAAGGCAAAGACTTGCACGGTAATCCTGCGAGGGGGTGCAGAGCAGTTCATGGAAGAGACGGAACGGTCCCTGCATGATGCCATCATGATAGTCAGGAGAGCAATCAAG AACGACTCGGTTGTTGCCGGTGGTGGTGCGATAGAGATGGAGCTTTCCAAATACCTGCGGGACTATTCCAGGACCATTCCAggcaagcagcagctgctgataGGTGCTTACGCTAAAGCCCTCGAGATCATTCCCCGCCAGCTCTGCGACAATGCTGGCTTTGATGCCACCAATATACTGAATAAGCTCCGAGCCAAGCACGCGCAG GGAGGTATGTGGTACGGTGTCGACGTGAACAACGAGGACATCGCCGATAACTTCGAGGCCTGCGTGTGGGAGCCGGCCATTGTGCGCATCAACGCGCTGACAGCGGCCTCCGAGGCCGCCTGCCTCATCGTCTCCGTGGACGAAACCATCAAGAACCCCCGTTCCACCGTGGACGCTGCGCCCAgtggccggggccggggccgaggcaGACCCCACAACCACTGA